The Impatiens glandulifera chromosome 3, dImpGla2.1, whole genome shotgun sequence genome contains a region encoding:
- the LOC124930585 gene encoding protein FAR-RED IMPAIRED RESPONSE 1-like, translated as MVQNEIRALMYCNTSLVKQEGSTTVFEVVETIFRKGGADGKDIPFLVHYNESKCEMKCLCRLFEFRGLVCRHLIYILFRLKVSIVLDKYILNRWRKNVNRDYQGITNIYDDSCHIEEDKRRKNRLQPLWNEVSDLGSKNDENLLIVEEMLKETKQRLMDVNEIHSMEGNESRVAKSLHSPLKVRSRGRPPTKRK; from the coding sequence ATGGTTCAAAATGAAATTAGAGCTTTGATGTATTGTAACACCTCATTAGTGAAACAAGAAGGGTCCACTACTGTGTTTGAAGTGGTGGAAACAATATTTAGGAAAGGAGGCGCAGATGGAAAGGACATTCCATTTTTGGTGCACTATAATGAGTCAAAGTGTGAGATGAAGTGTCTGTGTCGCCTTTTTGAATTTCGAGGACTTGTGTGTAGACATTTGATTTATATTCTTTTCCGACTAAAAGTCTCTATAGTTCTTGACAAATATATTCTAAATAGATGGAGGAAAAATGTTAATCGTGATTATCAGGGAATCACCAATATTTATGATGACTCATGTCATATTGAGGAGGATAAACGAAGAAAAAATAGACTTCAACCATTGTGGAATGAAGTCTCAGATCTCGGGTCAAAAAATGACGAAAATTTATTGATTGTAGAGGAGATGCTGAAAGAAACAAAACAGAGGTTAATGGATGTTAATGAAATTCATTCTATGGAGGGTAATGAAAGTAGAGTTGCGAAGAGTTTGCACAGCCCATTGAAAGTTAGGTCTCGTGGACGTCCACCGACGAAAAGAAAATAA
- the LOC124930586 gene encoding protein FAR1-RELATED SEQUENCE 8-like, translating to MSSGTDRSESVSLNESDVQCLGGSSTTNQVKTPQLGMLFSLENELRDFYKSYAQGVGFGICKQSSKKGNDGQQRYFCLGCSKQRKSISKGKNTFYPRTSSRTDCKERINIMVKNVGLFEITSMQLEHNHPLSPRKSRHFRCNKVLDSETKRKLELNDQAGITLSKSFKSFVVEAGGFENLSFDERKCRKYVIEARRLRLGNGDGEALNNYFSRMQNRNSNFSYMIDVDDDSRIRNIFWADARCKATYEYFSDVITFDTTYLTNAYDMPFAPFVGTNHHGESVLLGCGLISKEDSQTFIWLFKSWLTCMGGRAPQGIITDQCKAMKIAILEVFPNTHHRLCLWHIMKKFPSKFSSHAKYKLIKKNLKNVVYNSLTSDECETNWNKFIEEFNLGGNDWLNSLYEIRHK from the coding sequence ATGTCTTCCGGCACCGACCGATCAGAAAGTGTGTCATTGAATGAGAGTGATGTGCAATGTTTGGGTGGTTCGTCAACAACAAATCAAGTCAAAACTCCACAACTTGGGATGCTTTTCTCATTAGAAAATGAACTGCGTGATTTTTACAAGTCCTATGCACAAGGTGTTGGTTTTGGAATTTGCAAACAAAGTTCAAAAAAAGGAAATGATGGCCAACAAAGGTATTTTTGCTTAGGATGCTCTAAACAACGTAAGTCTATTAGTAAAggaaaaaatactttttatccTAGAACTTCTAGCAGAACAGATTGTAAAGAACGAATTAACATCATGGTTAAGAatgttggtttatttgaaattacaaGTATGCAACTTGAACACAATCATCCATTAAGTCCAAGGAAGTCAAGACACTTTAGGTGTAATAAAGTTTTAGATTCCGAAACGAAAAGAAAATTAGAGTTGAATGATCAAGCAGGAATTACATTGAGTAAGAGTTTTAAATCATTTGTTGTTGAAGCTGGTGGTTTTGAAAACTTGTCATTTGATGAGAGAAAGTGTCGAAAATATGTGATTGAGGCACGTCGATTGAGACTTGGGAATGGTGATGGAGAAGccttgaataattatttttctcgtATGCAAAATAGAAATTCAAATTTCTCTTACATGATTGATGTAGATGATGATAGTcgaataagaaatatattttgggCTGATGCAAGATGTAAGGCTACGTATGAGTATTTTTCAGATGTTATTACGTTTGATACTACTTATTTAACTAATGCATATGACATGCCTTTTGCACCATTTGTTGGAACAAATCATCATGGTGAATCTGTGTTGCTTGGATGTGGTTTGATTTCGAAAGAAGATTCACAAacttttatttggttatttaaatcATGGCTGACATGCATGGGAGGTCGAGCTCCACAAGGTATTATTACTGATCAATGTAAAGCCATGAAAATTGCCATTCTTGAAGTATTTCCGAACACTCATCATCGTTTATGTCTTTGGCATATCATGAAAAAATTTCCATCCAAGTTTAGTAGTCATGCTAAATACAAGTTGATAAAGAAAAATTTGAAGAATGTTGTGTACAATTCATTGACGTCTGACGAATGCGAGACTAACTGGAACAAATTCATTGAAGAATTCAATTTGGGGGGAAATGATTGGTTGAATTCTTTATATGAAATCCGTCATAAGTGA
- the LOC124932993 gene encoding protein BIG GRAIN 1-like B, whose amino-acid sequence MYSLEKSLKRNQSRKHHPNPPLSSSTIPSFSSTLLDEIYSSIDIKPGGLKLPHEKTSTRRRQSLPEYYNPNPISSWTSSDSSSGDMGSPAVYKPRTSCFTGAPNLMKIKTIISDQPDNKSPQVESKPKSMISALKMYSNLKKVKNLPVSPGIRFTNFMNTLFRHGNSRKSTKQSKSTQDSSTCSSATSFYRSCLANKRENEPINNGGKRTVRFNPVSVIVDDDCSGNDSDKFGRRTYGGNSNYQELNLNRKLVDIRCYSREVEEDDDDDSDTSSDLFELDHLTFMGSFERDYREELPVMKLPTSMIQTTSRYV is encoded by the coding sequence atgtatAGTTTGGAGAAATCATTGAAAAGAAACCAATCTCGAAAACACCATCCAAACCCACCATTATCATCATCCACCATTCCATCCTTTTCTTCCACTCTTCTCGACGAAATCTACAGCTCAATCGACATTAAACCCGGCGGATTAAAGCTTCCCCATGAAAAGACCTCCACTCGCCGCCGGCAGTCACTGCCTGAGTATTACAACCCTAATCCTATCTCTTCATGGACCTCATCGGATTCCAGCTCCGGCGATATGGGTTCTCCGGCAGTGTACAAACCAAGAACATCTTGTTTTACAGGGGCgccaaatttgatgaaaatcAAAACAATCATCTCCGATCAACCGGATAACAAATCACCCCAAGTCGAATCAAAACCAAAATCCATGATCAGTGCTTTGAAGATGTACAGCAATTTGAAGAAGGTGAAGAATTTACCAGTATCTCCTGGAATTCGATTTACCAACTTCATGAACACTCTGTTTCGCCATGGAAATAGTAGAAAATCAACGAAGCAGTCAAAATCAACTCAAGATTCGTCGACATGTTCTTCTGCAACTTCATTTTACAGGTCATGTTTAGCcaataagagagaaaatgaacCAATCAACAATGGAGGTAAAAGGACGGTTAGATTCAATCCGGTGAGTGTGATTGTTGACGATGACTGTTCTGGAAATGATTCAGATAAATTTGGAAGAAGAACTTATGGGGGGAATAGTAATTACCAAGAGCTGAATCTAAACAGGAAATTAGTTGATATAAGATGTTATTCAAGAGAGGTTgaggaagatgatgatgatgatagtgATACAAGTTCGGATCTTTTTGAGCTTGATCATTTGACATTCATGGGATCATTTGAGAGAGATTATCGGGAAGAACTTCCGGTTATGAAACTACCCACATCCATGATCCAAACAACTTCTAGATATGTTTGA
- the LOC124932366 gene encoding 40S ribosomal protein S3-2: MATQMSKKRKFVADGVFFAELNEVLTRELAEDGYSGVEVRVTPMRTEIIIRATRTQNVLGEKGRRIRELTSVVQKRFKFPEGSVELYAEKVNNRGLCAIAQAESLRYKLLGGLAVRRACYGVLRFVMESGAKGCEVIVSGKLRAQRAKSMKFKDGYMISSGQPVKEYIDSAVRHVLLRQGVLGIKVKIMLEWDPKGKQGPTTPLPDQVVIHNPKDEEIIFAPVVAPPTVEPIA, from the exons ATGGCTACTCAGATGAGTAAGAAGCGAAAG tttgtCGCCGATGGAGTTTTCTTTGCTGAGCTCAATGAGGTTTTGACCAGAGAATTAGCCGAGGATGGTTACTCAGGTGTTGAGGTTAGAGTCACGCCGATGCGCACTGAAATCATCATCAGGGCCACCCGTACTCAAAATGTTCTTG GtgagaaaggaagaagaatAAGGGAGCTGACGTCTGTTGTTCAGAAGCGATTTAAGTTTCCTGAGGGCAGTGTAGAGCTCTATGCTGAAAAGGTGAACAACAGGGGTCTCTGTGCGATTGCTCAAGCAGAATCTCTCCGTTACAAGCTACTTGGGGGACTTGCTGTTCGCAG GGCCTGTTATGGTGTGCTGAGATTTGTCATGGAGAGTGGCGCAAAGGGATGCGAG GTTATTGTGAGCGGAAAGCTTCGTGCTCAGCGTGCTAAGTCAATGAAATTCAAAGATGGATATATGATTTCCTCTGGTCAACCCGTCAAGGAATATATTGACTCTGCAGTTAGACATGTTCTTCTCAGACAG GGAGTTCTGGGTATTAAGGTAAAGATCATGCTTGAATGGGATCCTAAGGGCAAGCAAGGACCAACAACTCCACTCCCTGACCAGGTAGTAATTCACAACCCTAAGGATGAAGAAATCATTTTCGCACCAGTAGTTGCTCCTCCAACAGTCGAGCCGATTGCTTAA